In the genome of Candidatus Zixiibacteriota bacterium, one region contains:
- the grpE gene encoding nucleotide exchange factor GrpE, producing the protein MRKRTMDKEKDIEKNKLEVPDAEIAAEQNSIESGATNDAETVGETVTVTAEAVEKEYQEKLKQMEDRYLRLAAEFDNYKKRMARQYEEMVRAANEEVLLQLLELADNFRRGLDAAEKTTEVESLRKGTELIYQQMNELLKRFGVETIAAVGEKFDPNWHEAVMQMPSEKYDEGTIIQEITSGYKRHGKALRHSKVVVSSGKRVSGESGVEG; encoded by the coding sequence ATGAGAAAAAGGACAATGGATAAAGAAAAAGATATTGAGAAGAATAAATTAGAAGTGCCGGACGCGGAAATTGCGGCGGAGCAGAACTCCATTGAATCGGGGGCAACGAACGATGCGGAAACCGTAGGCGAAACGGTGACCGTGACGGCCGAGGCAGTAGAGAAAGAGTATCAGGAGAAGCTCAAGCAGATGGAGGACCGCTACCTTCGTCTGGCGGCGGAGTTTGACAATTACAAGAAGCGAATGGCCCGTCAGTACGAAGAGATGGTGCGGGCAGCAAACGAAGAAGTGCTGCTTCAGCTGCTGGAGTTGGCTGATAATTTCAGACGCGGATTGGATGCCGCGGAAAAAACTACGGAAGTGGAATCGCTCCGCAAAGGAACGGAACTGATTTACCAGCAGATGAATGAGCTTCTGAAGAGATTTGGGGTCGAGACAATTGCGGCGGTTGGCGAAAAATTTGACCCGAACTGGCATGAAGCGGTCATGCAGATGCCCTCGGAAAAATACGACGAGGGAACAATCATTCAGGAAATTACGAGCGGGTATAAAAGGCACGGGAAAGCGCTTCGGCATTCAAAAGTCGTCGTAAGCAGCGGCAAAAGGGTGTCGGGTGAATCTGGCGTCGAGGGATAA